A stretch of DNA from Dioscorea cayenensis subsp. rotundata cultivar TDr96_F1 chromosome 4, TDr96_F1_v2_PseudoChromosome.rev07_lg8_w22 25.fasta, whole genome shotgun sequence:
AAATTAGTCATGTCCACATCCGGGTAGATACCTTCACCAAAAACATTTTTGCAGAGGTTCAGGTGGTAcctataaatatcaattaagatGCAGTTTAGGGTAATAGAATAATTAAGGCATATAACAAGTCTCATCTAATACAGATATATCTCAATATATTAACAATAAACAGATCATTTTGTGACGTCAAAATAGAATGTTGGCTCAGAACAAAGGGTTCACTTGTAAAGAAACACAGGATATATCATGGGtacatatttatgtatataaaatgtataactttacagagaaaacaaaaaagtagGTCTTGCCCTGATGCTCACATATACACCTTGCCGTCATTCACATTGCCAAAAGTTTTGCAAACAGATGCCTaagtattttaggatttcttaATCAGGGACAACACTGTCACTAAAGTGAGTGGTTTCTGTATATCTGTGCCTCAATGAAATAACTTGTTGAAAAGATATGCAGATTCCGTattaaaagagagaaatatatatatatatatatatacacatatatgatCCAGGTTAGCTTTCTGACATTTACTACAAGTACACAAGGAAATCATTACTCCCCCATGTACacctttttcttcattaatcTCATTCGAAAGTgctattaaaacattaaaaaggacaataaaTTCACACAAACAAAGACGATAAATTCGGAGCAAAGATGAGGATAAAAAATGGCACAATAATGACATTTAACATCTCTTTATCTAAATTCTTTACATATTTCTATGATCTCttttttatgcttctttttGCTAACCCATCCAAGGACATGATGTGGTTTATAGATCACGGATAGAAAGCAGGATGAACAAGCATTCTGGCAATGTATTAACTCAGTAGTACTTTAACATTCACAATACCATATTTCGAATGCAGCAGAAAATATCTTGACATAAATTTCGAAACTTATAAAAGAATGAATGCTTGGGGGAAGTATACTGTGTGTCAATTCTTGGTGAACGAACGGTGTCATTTTCAGGTGCGACTTGAAAATAAGCTACTTCGCTGCAAACTTGGAACCACCATAACCGATCCCCTGAGTGATCCAGAGGCCAACAGATAgtaatttagaaattaaaagcaatgtaacacaaataaaatggcGGAACAAGTATAATATCCTCATTCTAAATCAAAAGGTCAGAGTGGCAATTTACCACTCGCGTCACTAACAGTTGTATTCTTCAAATGCTGTTGATCATACGTTTTAACTGAAGCACCAAAGATTCCAAGATAGTAATCTTTAACATAACTAGAGTATGCTTCCTGCAAAACCACAAATTCAAAGCACATGTTAGGCTAACCACAGCATGCCATCTTCCATGAATTTGTCACAGAACATCCACCCAGGAAATGAGTTGAACACAACAACACATCTTCAAACTTAAAAATGAAAGGCAATGCCCACGAtgcaagaaaacaaaaggtaacACAACCAAATATATGATGATGCATACAAGATCAATTGTCTTGGTAGATCAGTCTGCCTAAATCCTGTAGATAAAAGGTAAAACAATTCCCACATGTTGTAATAAAATTGCACTGGAAACCAACCAGATATGCACAACAAATATAAGAGATGAAGTGACATGAAACCTACCACCAAGTTTTTGCCAGATGTTTTGGCATCAACAAGAGGAGAACAAAGTACATCAGGATTGCCATATTGAAACTGAAAATGTAACAGCTTGAGTCAAAATGGTGTTATCTCTCAGAAGCTTAAAGCTAGCAAAGTATGGTTATGCATACAGCGGTAACAGCAGCATCAGCCAAAAAGTATAAAAAGTCCACATCATTCATCAGCTGCATTGAAAGATGAAGAGGATCAACTAACCCACATAATGCTGAGACAGTTTTTATTTGCTTTCAGAGTGGCAATGAGATAGATTCTAAAGAGTAAAAGAGCAAGGtaaatcaactaaaaaaattatcatacaGTAAAGTTATGGAAAAAAAGTTTCTTGCAGGAATTAATCTCAGGGATTCTAGCACATGCataataacataatattatggtttAATCTACTGTTACCAGATGTCACAATAGTACCTGAATTCTTATTGCACTATAATTTGTTGAGATCTGGTTTTTTGAGTGGCAAACCAGTTTACCAAAAGTTAATGTTCAACAGCAAAAAAATGTTCTGTCATGTTTGGCAAAAAAGGCATGCATGAAAGTGGGTTCGAAAAGGCAATTACTGAGGATTCAACATTAAACTCTAAAATCCAGAAGCATAATATGATGCATCATACAATATGTAATTGTGAATATTGTAACATAAACCATTTATGAAATCTTTTTAACAAAAGCTAGTTACTTATGCAGGAGTGTCTTTGAGTTACAAGCAAGTTTGTTATTACAAGCATCGAGGTGGCAAgcaaagaaaagaggaattTTACATTGGAATTATGACTAATACCAATATCCATGAATGATGTGAATAATCCCGATATAACACATATCACATATGTTGGAAAGTGACCCAAAATTCATTTTCTAATAGTTAACTTGAGAAGCCAACCCATAATTGTATCACAACACAGTGACAGACAGTGCAACTCCGGCTTTAATAAGCTATGGATTCAAAGACCCAGTCAAGAATTCTAAGCAGATGGCTGCATGTAGTGCAATCAGTGGTAGCATAGGCTCAATGACTGCAAACCAGAGAAGAGTTAAATATGCTAGTGCAGAAAACCGATGTTTCCAAGAACAACCTGGGATAAatcaaattaccaaaataacccaaatcctagaaaaaaaaatacaataagaaaatagCATAATTCTGCACTGAAGCAAAAAACTCAAAGGATTGCAAACTTTACTCAGGCAAAATTCTGCAAATAACTCAGACACAActaattttcaaattgaaaCAGGAAACTGATAATAAAGTGAAAATTACCTGAGCCGCTCCAAACAAAGCCTTCACTGATCCTCCATCAGATTGAAGTTCCTCGTCAACAAGTTCAGTAATTTCTTGAAGTGCTGCTTTACACTGAGCACCAGCAGATTCTCCGATCTGCAAAATGACAATGGGGGAAAACTTAACACCATTCGCTCAAAGAAGGACTCATTATACAACAACCAAAGGGCACAaagacattaatataaatatacgATAGCAAATATCCTCATCATAATAGGTCAACATAGGATGCACACGACTATGTTTCAGTGTATAGGACAACTAAGAACCCTTATACCTGCTGGTCAAATGCTGTGAAGTTGTAAACAGCTAGAACAACAGCTGAACTTGCTAGACTCCCACATGTCAAATGAGGAAACTTCAAGCGGAACCATGCACTGAGTGCTCCAGAATAagaaacaccaaaaacaaaCCAAGGGTTCTCTGCTTTTGAAAGATTATACTTTGCATTTATAGATTCCTGCAAGACAATCAACAGTTGCATACAAAGAAATGATATAAGATATgggtaaataaataatcaaagaatATGAAATAATTTACATGTGAGAAGATGAATGAATTTTTATAATCCTAGCACATAGTAGCCACACAATCAGAAATAACTGTGCTGGCACAAAGCAAAAAACTTTGTGCAAGCCAGAATCGCAGGAACTTAACTGAACAAAAACTAGCTACATTGTCTGAATTGAATGAACATGTTTGTATGGAGATCAACTCTTCGAGACTATAGAGTAGAGACACTTAAATCAAACCTCATGAACATCAACAGTATTAAAACAACATTTGTCATTGCTAGTTCTCATGCACAATGCATCCTGGATTTTCTCAACCAAAACACACTGACTGAAGGTTCCTAAAGTATTAGCCACCTCCACAACTTATCATAGTAGTACTATTATACCATGGTTCCATGTAATACCTATAAAACAGTTGTAGATTGTTATCAATCTCTTCTGACGGAACGTGCCTTTATGGATTTACATGTTCATCCATAAACAAGGTCattctttttccaaaattttgaaACTACAACTAAAATTTTTAGTGCCATTTTACTTTCTGTCAAAGCAAAGAACCCACTATTCATGCCCCAAAAAACAAGAGATCCAAAGATTATGTTAACTATGCCATGTAATCATAACATCTTCACTTTTAATATGATAGATAAGAAGTGAACCGCCAACCTCACCATTTCATCAACATTGATACTCCAACCTTCTTCGGAATTCTTCCTAAAGTAAACCATTATTGTGATAATTTGAATATCAGTAACGAAGATGCCTACAATCTAATTTTTCAAACCATCTATATTACATGTTATATTTTCGTAGCATGGAATTCAACAACTAATAGAAACTAAACTCCCATGTTTTGGGCATTTCAGAGAGTTTTTCAATTCCAATTCAGGTGACGTCATCTTTTATAACTCAATAATAGTATTAGCCTGAACTGTTTCTCATAATGTCAACCAAATATTATCCATGAATTTCCACTTCGAACTCAAAAGTCCAAAACAAACAGAAATACTCTTTGCTCATTTCATGTTTCATAAATACCACACGCAAATTATTCgaagaataaaatttttcaaaacaaacttTCTTCTGAATACTATCAGAACATATCTCTCATCCAAAGTCTTGTTGAAGGCCCAAAATGTATTATAATCTAGAGAGCCTTTAAACTGTTCCTCATACAACATATAGTTAATGGCTTAATCAAGGTAAGTCACATATTTCCAATTCAATCCTATCTGTTTGATTTACATGATtgacacaaacaaaaaaaaatacctgaTAATATTGACGGAAAACAGCTAGGTCAAATAAAGCCTGCTTTGAGGAAAGATATCTTAGGTTGTTTGTAGCTAAGTCATCAAAAGGAGAACTCTTCCCATAGTAACGATGTTCAAGGGAAACCAAAGCAGCACCAAACTTCTTGGCTAAGACCTACATCACAATATGCACATTAAAGGCCAATCAGCACTCAACAACTAGAATATATGTACCATGGTCTACATCTGCAACCGGCCTGCAAGAAGCTTTAAATAACATGTTCACAAGTTAATCACTACAACATCAGTTCATGCTATGATATCTTTCTCAATCtaattcaatataaaaaatctgATAACTCAGGAATGCTTGGAACTTGAAAAATATACTACTTACAGCTGTATAATCATTAGGAATTCCTAAACATGCAGATTCACCAcatattttaagaaatatggGCCCCCCAACttggtaataatccaaaaattcatAATACCTCTGCTTGAACTGACGATGATCCTACAAGAACCAACACAAAAAGCTTAATGGAAGGCATTCCAAAAGAAGATAAATGTCATACCACAGCATTGTGTACATAAGCCAAAATGCATGACTGGAATAGAAAGCAGCTGAAATATTATCTATAATAGAATAAAACTAAGTAGTCTATGGGATAAAAAAAAGCATAGCAATTGAGAGGGGACTTTGGTTCATGACAAAAATTGCTCATTGGCACATGATAAAGTTGATATCATTTTGACCATCTCCAGACTATTGGCTAGCTATAGACTTTTGCGTTGGCTTACCATTTCTTAACACAGTCTACGTATTCTTCTATTTAAACTAAGTGCACAGATAACTAATTTCCTTTGAGAATAAATGCATAAACttctttaagaaaaaaaaaaaattgtatttggcTAGATGAAAGGAAAACTCCTCTTCCTTtactaatcaaacacaaatcCTGTATCCTTTACTCTTCCTTTGAAATCTACAGTTCTTAGACTCAAATAGTCACAGGCATCTAGGTCATCGGTCATCCATCAAGCTGAATCAACAACAGATACAACTTCCAAACAAAATTGCTACTCGTTTTAACAAAGATCCATAATGAAACACTACTttgaaagagaaaaacaaaaaaaacaaaaaaaacaaaaaatcgatcaaattcaAGAAATAAATAGAGTGATTCGAGAGTGCAATTTTACAATGGGGGAAAAGTGATCGATGCTTTGATCGAGCCATTGTTCGTCCTCAGTGAGATACTTCCCGTCGGACTTGGGAAGATGAAAGCGATGGGATTCCACGgaggagaggaagaggaggaggaggagaagcaaGAGGGTGCAAGCCGTGAAAACCCTCATTTTCGGGTTCGCGGTGAGGAAGAAGAAACGGGAACTACTTGCGAGAAAAGAAAATGGTTTTGAGTCACCAAATATTTGATTGTTTtcaaattattagaaaattaattacaCCATGAAACAATGCTGGTTTAAACCCGCCAATCAGAGGTTCCGCTTTTTATAGGCTcgttgaaaaaatatttatttcacattatatatttaagaaaataaaataaaaataagaaacttCTGTGTGTTGCATTTGTGCATGAAAGTCTTGACTCATGCTTTTATCTTTATAGGgttaaaaaagtaaataaatattgttttattgaagAACAACTTTTGGTAGAGTTTATCATGATCTAATTAAAACTGAAATTTTTTCaagttattctttttttttttataaaaatggataaaatcaCTACTTTATTAGGAAAAAATACGCATAAGAACCTGAGGTCACTCACCAACAGTGAGGCTCTCATaacagaaagagaaaaaaaaaacaaggaagaaacTGGAAATCAAAAAAGACAAAAGCATCTTGATGAGCGAAGACATTTTTTTGGAGTCACATGTCTATCCAGGCTACCAGGAGTAGACTCCTCATGAGCTATGTGAGTGTCTTCATCGCCTATTTCAATTGCGGCTCTTGCGCTCATGAAGatgaaaataatactaaaatgaTGAACAAGACAAACAAAATGGtggttaattaaaaataatactccTCATTAACAATAAAATTGCCTCCCTAagttttttagtattatttttaattaataaatttaaattaaatggcGGTTAATTGCAAAAGGTAACATAATTGTTAATGAGAAGTGTAGTTATATAATAATTCCTTTACATatgttgatgtttttttatatatttgattctcgttatttttttttaatgagataaCGGGGTATTAGGTTTTGTGAtggaacaataattttttttaataaatttatttaaaaaataaactcattcAAACATTTGAAATTTGAGAGTTAGAATTTTTCTACAATAATCAAAGAGGCAAACCAAAGACTGGTGAGGAAATTAATCACAATAGTCGATTAcggaacaaaaaataatttggcaAAAGAGGAAATTGAGGTGGAAATTGATAGAGTTATTACTATCGGCGAAATGGAGCTTGAGGTTGATGCTAGAGCTAGACTAAGAAGGCATTTATACTTCATGGGATCGTTACACAAGTGACACTACATCATCATGTCAAGAGCTATTCAAAAACCTGTTATGCAGGTAtaacattattaaaattattttgtttgatataGATAATCTAATCTAAACCATAGGATTCTATCCCATTGCTTCTCTGctttatcaaaaagaaaatgatgttaAATCAATCTctaaaataaccaaattaacAGGGAACGTGCAAAACAAATTGCACATATAAAACATtcaacaaaatgtttaattcaatttaaatatttaaaacatggTTTAAAAGCTGCCCACCAAACtaaattcaactaaaaaaaacataatatacaaaattttcctaaaatttaaattcaaaattcaaaacttaTTCCACTACCCAgccccaaaataaataaataaataaactaacaaaCAAATCTCTTGTCAGCATCAAAATCTCCTTATTAATAATCATCAcctatttttagaaattaacctctctctcttttttccctGACCAAAAAAAGCCcaaattcaaatgaaattcAAAGTGTCACTCAAATTCtccttattttaaaattttttaattttcctcatattttttaagttttagaaaaaaaaataaaaatattccattAGCGCCGCTTTAATGCTTTGGATTCTTGGAACTTGGGAACACTCGTAACTCCTCACGAGCCCTGTTCACTCTTGTGTGCACTTCCCGCTGCCTCTCTCCTCTCCGTGACGACGAACATCATCATCCCATCGGAGAACCCATTGATCGGCAGCTCGGCGATCCAGGGTTCAAGATTCGGTATGCCGCTTCCTCCACATCCTCTCCAATCCTTCCAAATCTCCAATGGTGTTCTGTTTATTGATCAAGATGCAATTCCTCGAAAATCCCAGAAACCCTAGCCACTGGTGATTGATATAATGACTGCATTTAATGGCGTTGATTTCATAGGGCCGGGGTCTTGATTCTCCAATGTTGATTTAGAGTGGTTGTTTTATCTGGGTTTTGCTCCCACACGCGATTGATTTctctacatttttttattttttatttttttgacacttTTAGGTTCTTGATGCTTGATTTGTTGAGAAATTTTGTACTTTGATGATCTTATTGGTATGGTTGttcaattatatttatatttatatttcatcaCAAAGGTTTAACCTTGATTTGCTTGAAAGAACtgattgtttttatcttttagcCGACAAAAAGGTTATACAAGTCCGTGTTCTATTCTTTCCTTGTTGTTATTGGTGATTTGCCTTGTTCTCTATTGATTTACTTGAAAGAATCTGGATTATTTTATAGTTCAACAACATGTCGATTGGATCACTCTGGCATTTTTTTTGGCTCCTGACAAGGGATATGTTCTTTAAGTCCGAATGATGATATGTACTGATGAGCAGGTGTTGTTGGAGCTGCGTGGATTCTCTAATCTATGCTGAAAGTTCTCAGCCTAGTGATTTCTGACAGCAGGGCTTGCAATGAGGTCTCCAAGTAGAAAAGAGAATAATTGGTATGAAAATTGGAGCAGAAGAAGTCGGCTTCGATCTGGGACCAGATTGTTGGCTTCAGTTCTCTGTGCTAAAGAGGAGGCACCAAGCAATGCCAACCAAGGTTCTGTGTCAGATACATCAGAAACTTTCTCAAACAAAGTGGCTGAGAACCACATACAAGAGCACtcggatgatgatgatgatgatgatgatgatgatgatgatgatgtggatgctGATTACCAGTTGTTTCTCAAGCATCTTAGATTTGATGGAAAATCCTATGTTACTGAGTTGATTATTGATGGAATCCCCACCCTTGTGCGTTACGAAGGAGAGGATGATGTTTTTAGTGATCTCACTGAGTCAAAACCCATGAGAATGTTTGAtgtttcaaaagaagaaaaatcttGCGTGGGCGGGATGGAGTTGAAGAGGGATGGTCACGGTCCAAATTCTGGCGAGTCTCTCCATTCTGAGCATCCCTTGGTTGGTAATGGGGTCGTGCAAGGGACGCTAACAGATGAAGAATACAGGATGTTTCTGGATCATGTGAGAGATGATGATGGTTTGATGGTTTTTGAGATGGACAATGGTGGCATAGTCCGATATGAAGAGGGTGTAGTgtatgaagaagaaagaagatatgAGAAATCATCTGGTAATGATGAAGATATGGTTAAAGAGGGCAGTATCAACTCTTCTAAAATGGAGTTGCAACCATATATGGGTTCTACAATTTCACTtgtaagtttatttatttattttttggggtGTGTGTGGGTGTGTGTCTGTGAGTGGTGTTTctgattatttatttcatttgattagTTCCTGGTATGCATATTTAATTTTCGTTGCTGCTGCGATTTTTTATCActtatcctatttttctttatttgatatGATATAAACTCAGAACTTCATGATCTTGAGCTGATTATTTGATCTCATATAAACTTGTGGAAATTTCAGGATAGTGACGATGATGATGTCTCTTTAGCATTTGAAGACAGACTCAAGGGTATTCTCGAGGTGCCATATGATCAAAACGAATATGAGGAACTGCTAAAGGTTGCAAGTGTTCGAATGCCAATAATTAGGCACAGGCAACTGCGGCATAGGTCCAGTCCATATCCTACTAAAGACTTGGGCTTTTCATATTTTGATCATTATCCTGGTAAGTGATTGCAATGATGCGATGAATATCTTTGTAATATTTGTTCGACACTCACACATCATCaagctttatattttcttattatgattattgttattattttgatttgcatCAATGACGTGACAGGCAATAGatctttataaaatttaactatTAGTACTACTGTTTGTATGATGTAGTGCTTTGCTATGCTTGTATCATAGTTCATGTCTAATTTTGTTTCAGAAAAGTttctttgttcttgttattgttaTCGCTTCTAAACTTTCTTGTTCTTCTGAAATAATTACCTCTTGTTTTGAGGCATTTGTCTTTTCCTTTAAGTCCTTATGATCAATAAGCTGCACTTGACGTAAATGTTTCACTTATTTTATCTTAAACTGCTCGTGTTTGTATAGAAGTTTCTACTTGGGTTCAAAATGGTAGTCCCCCACTTACACACTAACTTAAGCTCAAGCTTTAAATCTTCCTGATTGTGGAGGTACTTCATTGCGGATCCTGTTTTCAATGAGAACTAAATTCAACATTGTTGAATTGCTCTATTAGGTTTTTGTTGAATCTACATGTAAAATACATTAAGATCTGCTGTCAATCCCTTGAGCTATGAGATACATTGCTTTCTGTACATTGCTGGTGCCCAGCTCTGCTTTTGGATAGTACTAATTCCAATTAGTATTCATGATCTGATTCAATCCTCATAACCTAAAATCAAGCAATTATAGTAGCTTTCTATCAATCAAATGGATGTCCCATTGGCGGCATGACCTTGTCTGTTAAGATCAGTGTTACAAGGACATGGGTGATATCTAATAAGAAAACTTAGTCAACAAATTGAAGATTGAATAAACATTGGGAGGaaagaattaaaaagagaagGCAAAGTAAACAATAAGGAAATATAGAAGGAAAACACATAAATTAGGATTTTAGAATCTAAAACCATCTGTGTATCAGCGAGAAGAAAATCTTATCCCTGTTAATGTCCCCTATGTAGATATTGCAGAAAGAATATGGAGAAGTTTGacagtattttaaaaaatttattttttcaatgtaataatgctaaaaaaataaaatcatgatgaGTGGTATGATTTCGATTTTAGACCCTTTAAACTTATGCTTGAGAGGACAAtaaagttgttatttttttccattatgGTTAGCATTGGTACATTTGCACACATGATCCTTGCTTCAATATTGATCAGTTCATTTTTAGATTATCATTTACTACTTTCAGACGATTCACTGGACCTGTAAATGCGATATGTCACTCTAGTGCAATTGCTTTACTTTGACTGAAGAAATATAGGATTTACTACTTAGAGCTAGATCTCATCAAGGATTCATACTTGCTTTATAAGTTTCATCTGCATCTAATCTATCCTGTAGTTTGCACTAGACCTTTTATCGCCAACTTTAAACTTTTGTACAAGGGTCCAGCCAAAGATATGTATGGTGTTAGAACTCTTTGTGAAtgccctatttttttttgttggacaTCTGGTTCTTTAATCTCGGAGGACAATTCTTCATTTATCTTGGGCTAGTATAGAAATGAAATGTTTTGTTTGCATATCAGTTGGATGGTGTTCCTCCTGATTTATCAGTATGATTTAGctttaaacctttatgaattGTTGGTGTAGCTTCAATTTTAGGCTTTAGATTAAAAATTTCCAATAGCCACTTTCCTTCAAAATAATATTGGTTTTGACTATGTATTCCCTAATCTGTTATTTCTTCATATCAGACCTTGCCGAGAAGGTTCATCATGCAGATCATCCCGAGGGACTGAACCTATTGCGTGGTTTCTTCTTTTGGTTGAAAGTAAGTTTATCATTGTTGTTTCTGTTAGTAAATTAAATTctatctttcattttttatgcATTTGCAGCTTTACTGTATAATTACTCCTATGCTTCTTTCAGTGTGTCATCATCGAGATAAATCCCATATATATAAGTTGCCTATGTTTCGTTCATCATTATTTcgttaaataataattttttggtgGTTGTTGTGGCACCAGTTCAGTTGATTTTATATCCATCTTTGCTTTAGCTAATGTGCTGGTGCATCATGTCCAATGTTTGGCAGTGAGAAGCACTAGAAatgattttatgatattttatgaTAGATGTCCGTCACTAGGGTgggtttttcatttttaattttgaccAGCCAATTTGCTTCTGTTTGCATTTCTTTCTTCAAATGTATATTACTTGAGTTTATGCTGATCAGTTAATGCAAATATAGAAATCATCTAGTCATCGCTATATTTTTGGGTTTGAACCACTgtttttgttcattttcttgATCATACGTGGGGATGTGTCTGGTTATAGGTTTGACTTgacataatttttttgatttttttggaaatcTTTTTAGATATTGTCCTGAAGATTTGATGGTTCAAAATGATTGAGTTTCATAGAAGCATTTGCAACAAGTCTCTTTTATCTGATTTATTCGGAACTAAGCTCAAACTTTGCCATGACTCTTTTTAATGTTCCACATACCATTCATGGTGTAATTGGTTTGTTTTGGTCAGTGGTTTGCAGTGACAAACACTTATTTTTAAGCGGTTGGGAACTTAGGATACAAGCATTTTCTGGGAAATCTGCATCAGATGTTCTATATTTGCTTAATAAAATACATTGTTTGTCATTGACTTTGTCagtaattccttttttttaaaaaaaaattattgtcagTAATTCCATTTGCTTTGGTTCCATGACAACCATCATGGGCTTATATACGTTGCATTTGTCTAGCTGCTATCTGCTTATGACTGTTAGCCacttattataaaaaatgaagaTTATGCAGTGATCCTTTTATCTGAAGGCATCATGTTTGGAAGGTCTTTATGGCCCAGAACATACACCGTTTATTGAAAAGATGGTTAATTAGTGCATTAAGAGCACCTGGCATGACTTATGGATTCATAGGGTTCTAATTACTTCTAAATTTTGAACATGATTGCGAATGTTGCTTATTCTCCTCATAACTATTAGACTGAttatatctcataatttgaaaACATATTTTTTGACATCAAGTACAATTGGAATTTCATTCTCAGAATGTCAGCCATGAAGGAGCTTACATGCCATGGGCATCACCAAGCAGCAAGGACATGC
This window harbors:
- the LOC120258265 gene encoding probable serine protease EDA2 isoform X4, which produces MRVFTACTLLLLLLLLFLSSVESHRFHLPKSDGKYLTEDEQWLDQSIDHFSPIDHRQFKQRYYEFLDYYQVGGPIFLKICGESACLGIPNDYTAVLAKKFGAALVSLEHRYYGKSSPFDDLATNNLRYLSSKQALFDLAVFRQYYQLIVLQESINAKYNLSKAENPWFVFGVSYSGALSAWFRLKFPHLTCGSLASSAVVLAVYNFTAFDQQIGESAGAQCKAALQEITELVDEELQSDGGSVKALFGAAQLMNDVDFLYFLADAAVTAFQYGNPDVLCSPLVDAKTSGKNLVEAYSSYVKDYYLGIFGASVKTYDQQHLKNTTVSDASGDRLWWFQVCSEVAYFQVAPENDTVRSPRIDTQYHLNLCKNVFGEGIYPDVDMTNLYYGGSKIAGTRIVFTNGSQDPWRHASKQTSSPDLPSYIINCHNCGHGTDLRGCPQSPLNIEGNAENCSSPEAVHKVRQEVINHIDLWLSECKGK
- the LOC120258265 gene encoding probable serine protease EDA2 isoform X3; amino-acid sequence: MRVFTACTLLLLLLLLFLSSVESHRFHLPKSDGKYLTEDEQWLDQSIDHFSPIDHRQFKQRYYEFLDYYQVGGPIFLKICGESACLGIPNDYTAVLAKKFGAALVSLEHRYYGKSSPFDDLATNNLRYLSSKQALFDLAVFRQYYQLIVLQESINAKYNLSKAENPWFVFGVSYSGALSAWFRLKFPHLTCGSLASSAVVLAVYNFTAFDQQIGESAGAQCKAALQEITELVDEELQSDGGSVKALFGAAQLMNDVDFLYFLADAAVTAFQYGNPDVLCSPLVDAKTSGKNLVEAYSSYVKDYYLGIFGASVKTYDQQHLKNTTVSDASGDRLWWFQVCSEVAYFQVAPENDTVRSPRIDTQYHLNLCKNVFGEGIYPDVDMTNLYYGGSKIAGTRIVFTNGSQDPWRHASKQTSSPDLPSYIINCHNCGHGTDLRGCPQSPLNIEGNAENCSSPEAVHKVRQEVINHIDLWLSECKGTDDEPDMFFAARSMVSSE
- the LOC120258265 gene encoding probable serine protease EDA2 isoform X1, which produces MRVFTACTLLLLLLLLFLSSVESHRFHLPKSDGKYLTEDEQWLDQSIDHFSPIDHRQFKQRYYEFLDYYQVGGPIFLKICGESACLGIPNDYTAVLAKKFGAALVSLEHRYYGKSSPFDDLATNNLRYLSSKQALFDLAVFRQYYQLIVLQESINAKYNLSKAENPWFVFGVSYSGALSAWFRLKFPHLTCGSLASSAVVLAVYNFTAFDQQIGESAGAQCKAALQEITELVDEELQSDGGSVKALFGAAQLMNDVDFLYFLADAAVTAFQYGNPDVLCSPLVDAKTSGKNLVEAYSSYVKDYYLGIFGASVKTYDQQHLKNTTVSDASGDRLWWFQVCSEVAYFQVAPENDTVRSPRIDTQYHLNLCKNVFGEGIYPDVDMTNLYYGGSKIAGTRIVFTNGSQDPWRHASKQTSSPDLPSYIINCHNCGHGTDLRGCPQSPLNIEGNAENCSSPEAVHKVRQEVINHIDLWLSECKGSPNIQFGAPLGILGSRLQDHSNYQ
- the LOC120259137 gene encoding uncharacterized protein LOC120259137, which encodes MRSPSRKENNWYENWSRRSRLRSGTRLLASVLCAKEEAPSNANQGSVSDTSETFSNKVAENHIQEHSDDDDDDDDDDDDDVDADYQLFLKHLRFDGKSYVTELIIDGIPTLVRYEGEDDVFSDLTESKPMRMFDVSKEEKSCVGGMELKRDGHGPNSGESLHSEHPLVGNGVVQGTLTDEEYRMFLDHVRDDDGLMVFEMDNGGIVRYEEGVVYEEERRYEKSSGNDEDMVKEGSINSSKMELQPYMGSTISLDSDDDDVSLAFEDRLKGILEVPYDQNEYEELLKVASVRMPIIRHRQLRHRSSPYPTKDLGFSYFDHYPDLAEKVHHADHPEGLNLLRGFFFWLKNVSHEGAYMPWASPSSKDMLADGSDSVIPLQIEMNID
- the LOC120258265 gene encoding probable serine protease EDA2 isoform X2 → MRVFTACTLLLLLLLLFLSSVESHRFHLPKSDGKYLTEDEQWLDQSIDHFSPIDHRQFKQRYYEFLDYYQVGGPIFLKICGESACLGIPNDYTAVLAKKFGAALVSLEHRYYGKSSPFDDLATNNLRYLSSKQALFDLAVFRQYYQESINAKYNLSKAENPWFVFGVSYSGALSAWFRLKFPHLTCGSLASSAVVLAVYNFTAFDQQIGESAGAQCKAALQEITELVDEELQSDGGSVKALFGAAQLMNDVDFLYFLADAAVTAFQYGNPDVLCSPLVDAKTSGKNLVEAYSSYVKDYYLGIFGASVKTYDQQHLKNTTVSDASGDRLWWFQVCSEVAYFQVAPENDTVRSPRIDTQYHLNLCKNVFGEGIYPDVDMTNLYYGGSKIAGTRIVFTNGSQDPWRHASKQTSSPDLPSYIINCHNCGHGTDLRGCPQSPLNIEGNAENCSSPEAVHKVRQEVINHIDLWLSECKGSPNIQFGAPLGILGSRLQDHSNYQ